One Stratiformator vulcanicus genomic window, GACTGTATCCAACACGCGTTGCGGCAGGTCGCTCAACCGTTGATTGAGCAACTCGGCGGTCGACTTGGGCGAAGCGGTGGCCATCGGCCTCGCCTCAAGCTCCGTAAAAAAGTCTCCATTAGCGAGATGCCCGCTCCACCGGACGGCTTCAATGTCGCTCCCAAACCAATCGACGATCTGGTCGTAGAGCGGGTAGACAGACTCTGGGACAAGTTTGTCGCGATGGACGAGCATTTCAGAGGGCTGAAACAGCAGCGTGAGATGACGGGACCGGTCACTCGACTCCAACAGTGCTTCGATCGCCGTCGGGGCCAAACCGGGAGCGATGAACGCACGCGGCAAGTCCTCGGCATACTCGACCGGCGCCGCCGCGAAGATGATCGGCAAGTTGTTCTGGTCAACGTCGTCCGCAATCGAGAACGCGCGCTCCGCGGTCATATAAACCGGACGCCCAAATTCGTCATTGCGTTCCCCCCCAATCAACTGAATCAGGTCCGACCGCCTCATCCCGGCCTTCAGCCGAACGACCACGGCATAACGGGGCTCATCAGCCCGTGCACCGAGCATTACCGAGATTAAGGCTTCTTCGATGTCCGACGGATCAACAAGGCAAAGTTCGCGGAGCGATTGCTCTCCCCATGCTGCGAGTGGGCCGAGACAGTATCGAACCTCCTGAGCAGTCGAGCCGTTTGCCCACAACTCCGCAGGTCGTAAATGAATGACCGCGGACGTTCCGGCCGGAATGTACTGCAGCGTGATCGGCTCGCCCGAGGTCGGACCTGCTTGTGCCAGTTGCTTCCCTGAACGACTGAGCCGATCGCGCTGCGATTCGAATTGCACATCACGCGTCGGTGGCGGAGCGGCGACTGAATCAGGCTTTGTGTCCGAACCGCCAAGGTAGCTTGCCGCGATCAACACCCCGACCAGTCCCACCGCAATCACTCCGCCGATGCCAATCTGCAGAGGCAGATTTTTCTGACGTTTCCGCCGCATCTCCCGCAGCCGCGCGCTACCGCCGGAGTCGGTCGGCAACTGGGTTTCCGGAGCGGCGAAGGAGGGAAACTCGTCTGCGTTCTCTTGCGGTCGGACCGCCGGTTGCGGCTTCGCCCTTTTACTCTGCGGCTGTGCCGGGGCAGCCTGAACAACGCGCGCGGCACGACCGACCGGCACTTCTTCCGGCTCCGGCTCGGCAAGTGACAATTCGACTTCGTCGGGGTCCTCAAGCAGAAACCGGTGCGCGCACTTGGGGCACTTGGCCGTCTTTCCCAGCAGGGAGCGATTCGGCAATTTGAGTTTGGAGTTGCAGTTGGGGCAGGGGATCGAAAGGGCGGACATGACCGCTCCCTCTACAACCGGAAAATGATCAAACGAATTCAATCCCCATCGTACGGCGATCTCAAGACGATGGCAAAGTCGGTCTTCCTGCAAGCGGATCAAGACTTCGCTCAATCGAACAACCGACCGGGGCCGTCCGAGAAGGGATGGAGAGACCCAAGACCGCCGGCTTCGGTCGGCAAGCGATTAATCAGCGCTTCGGCCATTTTGAAGTCATCCGAAGTCGTTATTTTGAAATTCATTGGAGAGCTATTCACCACTCGGACGGGATGCCCGATTCGCTCCACCAATTGTGCTTCGTCAGTCGCCTGAAAACCGCCCCGTTTGGCGTAGGCTCGACGGAGCAAGTCGGCTTGAAAAACCTGGGGCGTCTGGGCTTCCCAAAGTCCGGCCCTCGGGACGGTCTCCTCTATCGCGTTCGTCTCGTCGACCTTTTTGACGGTCCCAGCGATCGGCACCGCCGGAATCGCCGCTCCGTGAGCAACCGCTTCATCGAACACGGCCCGCACCCATTGCTTTGTAATCAAGGGACGTGCCGCATCGTGAACGGCAACGTAGTCCGTGTCATCGGGAATTTGAGCGAGCGCGTTCTGCACGGAATCGGCCCGCTCGGCTCCGCCGGAGACCACCTCTACATTCATGAAACCCAGATTCGCGCGAAAGGTGTCGCGAAACCAATCGATGTCTTCATCGGCGATGGTAATCGCGATCGAAGTGACATCGTCGACCGAGGAAAAGACGTCCGCGCAGCGAACCCACAGCGGTCGGCCTTTCAGTTCCACGAACGGCTTTTTGCGACGTCCGGAAGTGAAGCGAGAACTTTGACCGGCTGCCGCGAGAATTACCGCAAATTTCGGCATGGTTCTATCCCAACGCAATTGCGAATTATTAATTCCATTTGTTAGCCGCGATTGTAATTCGCCGAGCGGCGAGCCGCGACGCGACTCAGCGAAACACCCCTGTCCGAAGTCGTGGCAATTCCGCTGCAAAACAATCGCAAATCGGCTGCACCTGATTAACGCGGGGGTTGTCGCATTGAACCGTCATGTGTCGCGGTCTGAATTGAACCCCTTGAGGTTGCGTCACTGTCGCGGAAATCCGACACGCCCGCGTTGCATTTTGGCCGCATGATGCGGAACCACGGTGACTTTTAGAAACGTGGCTTCGCGTGCAACTCTGAAAGTGACTCGAACCGAACTGACTCTTCTGCTTGAACTTAAGTCAAACTTAGGCTGCGTTAGATGAAAAGGTACGCGGTTTGTGTTTCTTCATCGAGCTTCTACCAAGCGGGGCCACGCCCCAACGCGGATATCGAGAGTCCTTCAGCCATCAAAACGCCGACCCCAGTCATCACCATGACGCAGCCGGTTTTTGCCGTAATCAGCCCACGCTCCGCGTTCCTCGAAGAACTTCGCGAAAACCTCGCGGAGGTCGGGCGGACCATTTTGTGTGATGATCTTCTCGAAGCACCTCGATTGCTCCGTCCCGATCCACCCGACATCGTGGTCGCAGACTTAGTCCGGTTTGACCGGGATCGGTCGCCCAACGACGACTTCATCCAATCATTGAGACAGGCGGTCCCAGCCACCAAGCTGTTCGCCGTTGTGCATGACCTTTGTCCCGAAACGATCGCCCGCCAGGCGAAGCAGGCGTCGGTCGTTCTGCTCTCACAAAATCTCTCGATGACAGATGTCGCCCAGAGACTGATCACCGCAGTCCGCCATTCGGCTGGTTCCAGCCGGGGAAACTCACCGACCGAATTAACGGCGAACGTCTCGGTAGGCAATGCGTCCGGACATATGCGACCCCTCAATCATCGTGATGAAAACGAAAATCGAGTCGGCAAAGTCTCGATCGATCAATCATCCGACCAGCCGGGCAACACTCACGTTCTCGCCGGGTTAACGCGGCAGTTTGAAACCCTGTCGCCGAAGCTGCAGGAAATGCTTTCCGAATTGCAGATCGCGGCGAGACACGATGTCACGGTGTTGCTGATCGGTGAAACCGGCTCGGGTAAGACGTTCCTATCAAAGCTGATTCACGAAGTCTCCCCGCGCCGCGACGAACCGTTTCTGACCGTTGCGTGCGGAGCCCTGCCGTCTGATCTGATTGAGAGTGAACTCTTCGGCCACGTCAAAGGAGCCTTCACCAGCGCCCACGCAGACAAAGAAGGCAAGTTCGTCGCCGCGCACGGCGGGACGATTCTGCTCGACGAAATTGACGTGCTCGGTCCGGAGCAACAGGTCAAACTGCTGCGGGTCATTGAGACCGGAGAATTCGAGCCGGTCGGTTCCAACCAAACGTTGCAGTGCGCGGCCCGGCTGGTTGTGGCAAGCAACCTCGATCTCAAGCCGCTCGTCGAGGAAGGCAAGTTCCGTCCCGACCTTTACTACCGGCTGAGCATGTTGAAATTTCAGCTACCGCCGCTGCGAGAGCGGCCCGCCGATATTGAATCGCTCGCGAGAAAGTTCGTCGAACAGCTCGCGACGCGGCACGGCGTCGCGATTTCCCGAATCGAGCGCGGCTTCGTTGAAGCGCTCAGTCTGTACCCTTGGCCGGGCAACGTGCGGGAATTGGAAAACGTGGTGCGGCGAGCCGTGATCTACTGTCAGGACGGAGTGCTTGCCGCATCTCACCTTCCGCACCACATTCTCAGCGGAGATGCCGGGCCCACGAATGACCCTTCAGTCCGCCTCGGCCCGAACATGTCGAGGCCGATGCCCGAAGTCGATACCGAACCGCCGACGCTTGAGAAACAGGTCGCTGCCAGCGAGCAGGAGGTCATCGAACAGACACTGTTCCGGAATAATTTCAGCCGAACCAACAGCGCCAAAGAACTCGGCATCAGCCGCGTGACGCTCTACAATAAGATGAAAAAGTACGGCATCTTGCAGAACAACTAGCCCGATCAGGAGTTCTCGTTTTTCGGCTCTTTATCCTTCTCATCTTGTGATCGGTGATGAGGTAATAGTCGTGTGCGATAGCTCTCCAAGGGACGTTCTAGCGTTTTTTCGATCGCGCGGGTCCGAGCCTTGACCGACTGACGGTCACGACCAATTTCGTCAGGCTCGTGGGCAGACAACACCGCGAGCGCGGCATCGATTTGCTTCAGCGAAGTCTCGACGTCGTTGAGTACGACACCCGAGGCTTT contains:
- a CDS encoding sigma-54 interaction domain-containing protein, giving the protein MTQPVFAVISPRSAFLEELRENLAEVGRTILCDDLLEAPRLLRPDPPDIVVADLVRFDRDRSPNDDFIQSLRQAVPATKLFAVVHDLCPETIARQAKQASVVLLSQNLSMTDVAQRLITAVRHSAGSSRGNSPTELTANVSVGNASGHMRPLNHRDENENRVGKVSIDQSSDQPGNTHVLAGLTRQFETLSPKLQEMLSELQIAARHDVTVLLIGETGSGKTFLSKLIHEVSPRRDEPFLTVACGALPSDLIESELFGHVKGAFTSAHADKEGKFVAAHGGTILLDEIDVLGPEQQVKLLRVIETGEFEPVGSNQTLQCAARLVVASNLDLKPLVEEGKFRPDLYYRLSMLKFQLPPLRERPADIESLARKFVEQLATRHGVAISRIERGFVEALSLYPWPGNVRELENVVRRAVIYCQDGVLAASHLPHHILSGDAGPTNDPSVRLGPNMSRPMPEVDTEPPTLEKQVAASEQEVIEQTLFRNNFSRTNSAKELGISRVTLYNKMKKYGILQNN
- the ispD gene encoding 2-C-methyl-D-erythritol 4-phosphate cytidylyltransferase, which translates into the protein MPKFAVILAAAGQSSRFTSGRRKKPFVELKGRPLWVRCADVFSSVDDVTSIAITIADEDIDWFRDTFRANLGFMNVEVVSGGAERADSVQNALAQIPDDTDYVAVHDAARPLITKQWVRAVFDEAVAHGAAIPAVPIAGTVKKVDETNAIEETVPRAGLWEAQTPQVFQADLLRRAYAKRGGFQATDEAQLVERIGHPVRVVNSSPMNFKITTSDDFKMAEALINRLPTEAGGLGSLHPFSDGPGRLFD